Genomic window (Arachis hypogaea cultivar Tifrunner chromosome 13, arahy.Tifrunner.gnm2.J5K5, whole genome shotgun sequence):
TAACTTAGTTAATATATTATGATATTTATGAATCTGTAGACGGTAGAGGTGAAAGTGAAGATGGACTGCGAAGGATGCGAGAGGAAGGTGAAGAAATCGGTGGAAGGAATGAAAGGAGTAACGAACGTAGAAGTGGAGAGGAAAGCGAACAAGGTAACTGTTCAGGGCTATGTGGAACCTTCGAAGGTGGTGGCGCGAATTGGTCACAGGACGGGAAAGAGGGCAGAGTTGTGGCCATACGTGCCGTATGACGTGGTGGCGCACCCATACGCTCAGGGGGTGTACGATAAGAAAGCACCCGCAGGGTATGTGAGGAACACGGAGTTTGTTGACCCCAACGTTTCACAGCTGGCGCGTGCCAGCTCAGCAGAGGTCAGGTACACCACCGCCTTCAGCGACGAGAATCCCGCCGCATGTGCCGTTATGTAATTACACTTTCTTATTGttcgcttttttttttaattattgcagcaaaatcaaaaaatagaaaaagaaaaaaaaaagtataacagGTTAGGTAGTGTTTGTTGTTTCGTGTGAAAACTAAGATAAGTTTGGTTTGTCTGTAATCATTGGTTCTTATTTCTGAATATTAATgtgatatattattttctttttgttttagtcGTTTCGTTCTTCATATTACATGAGAAAAAAATAGATGGTatcattaatttgattttttattaacaaaatactGATAAAAAATAGAGATGAAGTCATATGACAGTATTGACATAATAAcatatttgaattgattatgaatttaTTTACATTTGTTTTTAAGATTACAAATTCTGTATGAAAACAAATtggagtaaaaaaaatattttttaatttaaatatagaaggAAGAATAGTGTAGGACGTAGATATAAAGTATGCGACTATTTTATGTCGTTGTGGTGTTAGCAGCAAAATTTGGACCGTCTAATATTCAATCGGTATTGAAATTGAACCATCTaattttttaagtataaaatattaaaatcggaTTTTCTCGTTTTTTTATTCGGACTCTTtcatttgtatttaaaaattaaaaaaatttgggtaTACAAATTGGAATATTGGACTCTCCAAATTTAtgtactctaaattttttaaattttttaaacacaaaattTGATTTGTGTACctctaataattttgaaaacgtATATCATTCATCTCACTCCTATATCTAAATTTTGTAggcaaaaaaatgagaaaaattatatactttataattatattctttttaaaattataataggaattgaaattaaaagatttaatttctatactttaatttttttttaaatagatttttatttttttatttttatatcttaaatcaAATAGTGTTATTTTATTAGGAACAATTATACTCATCCAGTGTATATCTATACCTATATCCATCTGTAAAATAAAATAGTCTCgttctcttctttcttccctttttctttaacCGACAACGAATCCGTTTCCTTTACTCTCATCTCCTTACAAACACTAGGCGCTAAATCTGGAACATAGCGTATTCCTTAAaatcatattatttaaatatacaaTATTAACATGATATCTAACAATGATAAAAATGTTTCTGCAAAAATAAATCAACCTTAGTTAAAGAAAGTGTTATAAAGTCAATAAAATAGCTGAAATGTACTAATATTGACTGAGGAGGTGATTATTGCCGCTACACGCCTACACTTTATCACATACAAATAATTCAAACTCCAAATGttggaaaaaaattagaaatgatCATTGTGAAAAAATTTACTAATCTTTAAATATTGATTAAATAGTAGTGTATATATATTGAACTctctgttttaacttttaatacaATATAAAGGTTCAAAATCCATTTTGTACACTTCATATGTTTCGCCAAGCTGACGCATGATAACAAGTCCCCTATATGGCCCATGCACACTGTTATGATAAAATGAAAGTGTTTCTATTAGATTAGTTATCATTTCATCACAGAAATGATTGAACACTACATGATCGGTTTCCAATTTTTAAAGCAACTCCCTTTAATTGATTGCAATTACAAAGTTGAATGGATGAATGTGACACTTTACTGTCTGACCCTAAAAACAAAGGTtaagattaattaattatcaatcaattcagacaataataacaaaagaaaaaaaaaatacaaaatctgAAAATTAAAGGCCGAAGCTCGTATTGGACTTTGGGGTTCTGGCCCAGCCAATTCAGGCCCAAATGTCTCCATGGTTGGGTTAAATTGGTCGCCCAGACTGGTCTAACCGTGAACGGGAAACAATTACGGTTCGGTTCAAACGAAGCTTTTCCAGTTTTCccccaaataaaaaaaagaaaccctATCCTAAACTCTTTCCATTGCACATTAGAGagagttttggagggaaaacagaaAGAGCGGCAAAAGCGAAAGAAAAAATGGCGGAAGAAGAGTACGATGATGATGTCGAAGAAGAGTTCTCCGTTTGGAAGAGGAACACGCCGTTGTTGTACGATCTTGTCATTTCGCACCCTCTCCCATGGCCTTCTCTCACTGTTCACTGGCTCCATTCTTCTCCACAACCCCATTCTCATCCTTCCTTCAATCTCCACAAGATCCTTTACGCAACTCACACTTCAAATTCCGAACCGAACTACCTCATCCTCGCCAATGTTGCTCTTCCTGCCAACCCATCACAGCCTGTCGCTGCTGCTGTTGACGCTGAAAACCCGGTTCTGCCCAAGGTTTAACTTTGTTAATGATTAAATAATAGAAAACTAACTAGCTTTGAGTTTTTGGcgccatgtgtttgatgaaatgacaCAGTgagatttatttattcatttacttatttctttgTAGGTGGAGGTTACCCAAAGGATTATGGTTGATGGGGAGGTGAATAGGGCGAGGAGTATGCCCCAGAACCCTAGTGTTGTTGCTTCCAAGACTTGTGGTTCTGAGGTTTATGTGTTTGATGTTGAGAAGCAGCATGGAAAGGAACAAGGTAGTGGTTGTGATCCTGATTTGAGGTTGAGGGGTCATGACAAAGAAGGGTATGGTTTGTCTTGGAGCCCTTTTAAGAAAGGCTATCTTTTGAGTGGCTCCCATGACTCAAAGATTTGCGTGTGGGATGTGTTAGCTGCGGATCAAGATAATGTGCTTGATGCGATCCATGTTTTTGAGGTAATGATGCTGAGATTCAATTATGCTTGTCTGATAAATGGTAATTGTTTTGTGATGTTGATGTTGGTTGTTTTGTTAATTTGTGTGCTATTTCTTGTCAGGCACATGATGGCGTGGTTGGGGATGTATCCTGGCATTCAAAGCACGAGAGTTTATTTGGCTCTGTTGGCGATGATTGCAAATTAATCATTTGGGACTTGAGGACAAATAAGGCCCAGCAATCAGTCAAGGCACATGAGAATGAGGTAATGCCTGTGATTGTTAATGCTTACAGAGTCTTCTTGTTCATCAAGCTTATTAAGTTGGTTTTATGCAATTCTTAATAGAAGTGTTCAAAGGATCAGCATATATAGTGAGTCTGATCATTCTGTAATGTGTATGTCATGTAGAAGTCCATGTTGCTTGTGCTGATCTGATCTTAGCATCTCTTATAATAACTTG
Coding sequences:
- the LOC112737000 gene encoding heavy metal-associated isoprenylated plant protein 26, which gives rise to MGALDHISDLFDCSHSSSKLKKKRKQFQTVEVKVKMDCEGCERKVKKSVEGMKGVTNVEVERKANKVTVQGYVEPSKVVARIGHRTGKRAELWPYVPYDVVAHPYAQGVYDKKAPAGYVRNTEFVDPNVSQLARASSAEVRYTTAFSDENPAACAVM
- the LOC112737001 gene encoding WD-40 repeat-containing protein MSI2; this translates as MAEEEYDDDVEEEFSVWKRNTPLLYDLVISHPLPWPSLTVHWLHSSPQPHSHPSFNLHKILYATHTSNSEPNYLILANVALPANPSQPVAAAVDAENPVLPKVEVTQRIMVDGEVNRARSMPQNPSVVASKTCGSEVYVFDVEKQHGKEQGSGCDPDLRLRGHDKEGYGLSWSPFKKGYLLSGSHDSKICVWDVLAADQDNVLDAIHVFEAHDGVVGDVSWHSKHESLFGSVGDDCKLIIWDLRTNKAQQSVKAHENEVNFISFNPYNEWIVATASSDTTIALFDTRKLAEPLHVLSSHTDEVYQVEWDPNHETVLASSGADRRLNVWDLSRVGDEQNEGDGDGGPPELLFSHGGHKGKISDFSWNKNQPWVISSVAEDNSFHVWQMAENIYNEDGDDEDIWTADGQN